The following are encoded together in the Oceanobacillus zhaokaii genome:
- the rpsF gene encoding 30S ribosomal protein S6: MRKYEIMYIIRPDIEEEAKTALIERFNGILTDNGAEIEKVDEKGKKRLAYEINDYRDGYYVIINFSGDEKSVNEFDRLAKFSEDIIRHIAIRVDEQ, translated from the coding sequence ATGAGAAAATACGAAATCATGTACATCATCCGCCCAGACATTGAAGAGGAAGCTAAAACTGCTTTGATTGAGCGTTTTAACGGTATTCTTACTGATAACGGTGCGGAGATTGAAAAAGTTGACGAAAAAGGCAAGAAACGTCTTGCTTATGAAATCAATGACTACCGTGATGGATATTATGTAATCATTAACTTCAGCGGTGATGAGAAATCAGTAAATGAATTTGATCGCCTAGCTAAGTTCTCTGAAGATATTATTCGTCATATTGCAATTCGAGTAGATGAACAATAA
- a CDS encoding YybS family protein: MNKSKKITEGALLLAVFMVIMLLSIFIPIFSILLPIPFILYSAKYDWKPTLLMFVVAILLAVIFTTILSLPTVVLMGLGGIMIGNAIYKNLSAYETLARGTFGFIIGLLFSFVFTQVALDVNFVEDMNEMVEESMTMSSNLIEQFGLQEQQTEEVEELIQMQMNYLSDLLPAFVIFLAFILAFIVQWIGHKFINKFYKKKLRFPPFRTVQFPSALLWIYMIVLVLSIIETDPASTLFVIIQNASLVTGTLMIIQGFSFIFFFAHHKRLPIIIPILAVLFTLFIPTILLSFVRILGIIDIGFKLRDRLTKKN, translated from the coding sequence ATGAATAAGTCAAAAAAGATAACAGAAGGAGCACTATTATTAGCGGTTTTTATGGTAATCATGCTTCTATCTATATTTATCCCGATATTTTCCATTCTATTGCCAATCCCGTTTATTCTCTACTCTGCTAAATATGATTGGAAACCAACCTTATTAATGTTTGTGGTAGCCATTTTGTTAGCAGTTATTTTTACAACGATATTGTCTCTGCCAACAGTTGTGTTAATGGGATTAGGCGGGATTATGATTGGAAATGCTATTTATAAAAATTTATCTGCTTATGAAACCCTAGCACGAGGTACATTTGGGTTTATTATTGGTTTGCTATTTTCATTTGTATTTACACAGGTTGCCCTCGATGTAAACTTTGTGGAAGATATGAATGAAATGGTGGAAGAATCCATGACGATGAGCAGTAATCTAATCGAACAATTTGGCTTGCAGGAGCAACAAACAGAGGAAGTAGAAGAATTAATCCAGATGCAAATGAATTATCTATCTGATTTACTACCTGCGTTTGTAATTTTTCTTGCTTTTATTCTGGCTTTCATTGTTCAATGGATTGGTCATAAATTTATTAATAAATTTTATAAGAAAAAATTACGATTTCCACCATTCCGTACAGTGCAATTTCCATCAGCCTTATTATGGATTTACATGATTGTATTAGTATTATCTATTATCGAAACAGATCCTGCGAGTACGCTATTTGTAATAATACAGAATGCGTCACTAGTTACAGGTACATTGATGATAATCCAGGGATTTTCCTTTATTTTCTTTTTCGCACATCATAAACGATTGCCAATCATAATACCAATTCTAGCTGTACTTTTTACATTATTTATCCCTACAATTCTACTTTCATTTGTAAGGATCTTAGGTATAATTGATATAGGCTTTAAATTAAGAGATCGCCTTACGAAAAAGAATTAG
- the rpsR gene encoding 30S ribosomal protein S18, with amino-acid sequence MAGVRRGRAKRRKVCYFTANGITHIDYKDVDLLRRFISERGKILPRRVTGTSAKYQRKLTVAIKRARVMALLPFVAE; translated from the coding sequence ATGGCAGGAGTTCGTCGTGGACGTGCTAAACGTCGTAAAGTATGTTACTTTACAGCAAACGGTATTACGCACATTGACTATAAAGATGTTGATTTACTAAGACGTTTCATTTCAGAACGTGGAAAAATTCTTCCTCGTCGTGTAACTGGAACATCTGCAAAATATCAACGTAAACTTACAGTAGCAATCAAGCGTGCTCGCGTAATGGCATTATTACCATTCGTAGCTGAGTAA
- the ssb gene encoding single-stranded DNA-binding protein, which translates to MLNRVVLVGRLTRDPDLRYTPTGVAVANFNIAVNRPFSNQEGNREADFINCVVWRRPAENLANYMKKGNLIGVDGRVQTRSYEGQDGKTVYVTEIVADSVQFLESKGSASSGDRGQNTSGYGQNQNQYQNQNQNQNQNQNQNQYQQNQNQNNNFEDPFKNNGAPIDISDDDLPF; encoded by the coding sequence ATGTTAAATCGTGTCGTACTTGTTGGCAGGTTAACGAGGGATCCTGATTTACGTTATACACCGACTGGAGTTGCAGTTGCTAACTTTAATATTGCAGTGAATCGTCCTTTCTCTAATCAGGAAGGAAACCGTGAAGCAGACTTTATTAATTGTGTTGTTTGGCGTAGACCAGCTGAGAACCTGGCAAATTATATGAAAAAAGGTAATTTGATTGGTGTCGATGGCCGTGTTCAAACACGTAGCTATGAAGGTCAAGATGGTAAAACTGTGTATGTAACAGAGATTGTTGCTGATAGTGTGCAATTTTTGGAATCAAAAGGTTCTGCTTCTTCAGGGGACAGAGGACAAAATACTTCAGGATACGGGCAAAATCAGAATCAGTACCAAAATCAGAATCAAAATCAAAATCAAAACCAAAACCAAAACCAATATCAACAAAACCAGAATCAAAACAATAATTTTGAGGACCCATTTAAAAATAATGGTGCGCCTATCGATATATCAGATGATGATTTACCATTCTAA